A window of the Gammaproteobacteria bacterium genome harbors these coding sequences:
- the napA gene encoding nitrate reductase catalytic subunit NapA has product MSLSRRDFIKANAIAATAAAAGVVVPVAASNLVTDPAKSKIKWDKAPCRFCGTGCSVLVGSQDGKVVATQGDPDAPVNKGLNCIKGYFLSKIMYGKDRLTQPLLRMTNGEYDKEGDFVPVSWDKAFDVMALKFKKALKEKGPTSVGMFGSGQWTVMEGYAAVKLMKAGFRSNNIDPNARHCMASAVGGFMRTFGIDEPMGCYDDFEHSDCFVLWGSNMAEMHPILWTRLTDRRLSDSDVRVHVMSTYTHRSFELADNGMIFTPNTDLAIANYIAHYIIEHDAVNWDFVNKHTHFKKATTDIGYGLRPEHKLEQAAKNVKSAGKMYDMTFEEYKAQVAEYTLEKTVEISGVPAHKLEEMAKAYADPKIKVMSLWTMGMNQHTRGVWMNSLVYNIHLLTGKISEPGNGPFSLTGQPSACGTAREVGTFSHRLPADLLVKKKAHRDIAEKIWKLPEGTIPAKPGYHAALQNRMLKDGKLNAYWVMCNNNMQAAANINEEGLPGYRNPENFIVVSDPYPTVTCQAADLILPTAMWVEKEGCYGNAERRTQHWFQQVKAPGEAKSDLWQLMEFAKRFKIEEVWTEELLAAAPHLRGKTMYDVLYRNGNVDAFSIDEAKELNDDANDCGFYVQKGLFEEYATFGRGHGHDLAPYEMYHTARGLRWPVVDGKETKWRFKEGSDPYVGKGKDFEFYGKPDGKALIIAAPYEAPPESPDQEYDMWLCTGRVLEHWHSGSMTRRVPELYRAFPDAVVFMHPDDARKRNLRRGDEVIVESRRGEMKSRIETRGRNRPPVGLVFVPWFDARQLINKLTLDATDPLSKQTDFKKCAIKVRKA; this is encoded by the coding sequence ATGAGTCTTTCAAGACGTGACTTCATAAAAGCAAATGCAATAGCAGCAACAGCAGCTGCAGCCGGAGTTGTTGTACCGGTAGCGGCATCAAATTTGGTAACAGATCCCGCTAAAAGTAAAATTAAATGGGACAAAGCACCATGCCGTTTTTGTGGCACCGGTTGTAGTGTGTTGGTCGGTAGCCAAGATGGCAAAGTTGTCGCCACGCAAGGTGACCCCGATGCGCCGGTAAACAAAGGTTTAAATTGTATTAAAGGTTATTTTTTATCGAAGATTATGTACGGTAAGGATCGTTTAACCCAGCCATTGTTACGAATGACCAATGGTGAATACGACAAAGAAGGTGACTTTGTTCCGGTTAGTTGGGACAAGGCGTTTGATGTGATGGCGTTAAAATTTAAAAAAGCGCTCAAAGAAAAGGGGCCGACCTCAGTTGGCATGTTTGGTTCGGGTCAGTGGACGGTGATGGAAGGTTATGCCGCGGTTAAGCTCATGAAAGCTGGCTTTCGCTCTAACAATATTGATCCCAACGCGCGTCACTGCATGGCGTCTGCGGTCGGTGGTTTTATGCGGACCTTTGGCATTGATGAGCCGATGGGCTGTTATGACGATTTTGAACACTCAGACTGTTTTGTGCTGTGGGGTTCAAACATGGCTGAAATGCACCCTATTTTATGGACTCGCTTAACGGATCGGCGTTTATCTGATAGTGATGTACGAGTGCATGTGATGTCGACTTATACCCATCGTTCATTCGAGCTCGCTGACAATGGCATGATCTTTACTCCCAATACCGATTTGGCTATTGCTAACTACATTGCGCATTACATTATTGAGCATGACGCGGTTAACTGGGATTTTGTTAATAAACATACCCATTTCAAAAAAGCCACCACCGATATCGGTTATGGCTTGCGCCCAGAGCACAAGCTTGAGCAAGCGGCTAAAAATGTAAAGTCTGCAGGTAAAATGTATGACATGACCTTTGAAGAATACAAAGCACAAGTTGCTGAATATACTTTAGAAAAAACGGTCGAAATTTCTGGCGTACCGGCTCACAAACTAGAAGAAATGGCGAAAGCTTATGCCGATCCTAAGATTAAAGTAATGTCGCTCTGGACCATGGGCATGAACCAGCACACACGTGGTGTTTGGATGAATAGCTTGGTTTATAACATTCACTTGCTAACCGGTAAAATATCCGAGCCAGGCAATGGCCCATTTTCATTAACGGGTCAGCCTTCAGCTTGTGGCACGGCTCGTGAAGTTGGCACTTTCTCGCATCGCTTGCCGGCTGATTTACTGGTTAAGAAAAAAGCCCATCGCGACATTGCAGAAAAAATTTGGAAATTACCTGAAGGTACTATTCCGGCCAAACCGGGTTATCACGCCGCGCTGCAAAACCGGATGCTTAAAGACGGCAAGTTAAATGCTTATTGGGTGATGTGTAATAACAACATGCAAGCGGCAGCCAACATCAATGAAGAAGGTTTGCCGGGCTATCGTAACCCTGAAAACTTTATCGTGGTGTCTGACCCTTACCCTACAGTGACTTGTCAGGCGGCTGACTTGATCTTACCGACCGCGATGTGGGTCGAAAAAGAAGGCTGTTACGGTAATGCCGAGCGCCGGACTCAGCATTGGTTCCAGCAGGTTAAAGCGCCGGGTGAGGCGAAATCTGACTTATGGCAATTAATGGAGTTTGCAAAACGCTTTAAAATTGAAGAAGTGTGGACCGAAGAGCTGCTCGCTGCTGCGCCTCATTTACGTGGTAAAACAATGTACGACGTCTTGTATCGCAATGGCAATGTTGATGCGTTTTCAATTGACGAGGCCAAAGAGCTTAATGATGACGCCAACGATTGTGGCTTCTATGTGCAAAAGGGCTTATTTGAAGAATATGCGACGTTTGGTCGTGGTCATGGTCACGATTTAGCGCCGTATGAAATGTATCACACCGCTCGCGGCTTACGTTGGCCGGTAGTGGATGGCAAAGAAACCAAATGGCGCTTTAAAGAAGGCTCAGATCCTTATGTTGGCAAAGGTAAAGACTTTGAGTTTTACGGCAAGCCAGACGGTAAAGCACTGATTATCGCTGCCCCGTATGAAGCGCCACCAGAATCACCAGATCAAGAATACGATATGTGGTTATGTACTGGCCGCGTGCTTGAGCATTGGCACTCTGGGTCTATGACCCGTCGAGTACCAGAGCTATACCGTGCCTTCCCTGATGCGGTGGTCTTTATGCACCCTGATGACGCCCGTAAGCGCAACTTACGTCGCGGTGATGAAGTCATTGTCGAGTCGCGTCGTGGTGAAATGAAAAGCAGAATTGAAACCCGTGGCCGCAACAGACCACCCGTTGGTTTAGTGTTTGTGCCTTGGTTTGATGCTCGTCAGTTGATTAATAAGCTGACCCTTGATGCGACAGATCCCTTGTCAAAGCAAACTGACTTTAAAAAATGTGCAATAAAAGTGCGTAAGGCCTAA
- a CDS encoding nitrate reductase cytochrome c-type subunit produces MKKIILALMIMGFAAGSVAQEDQVIPSNSGGVESLRGVIELDVTRSADKHKRVIKDREPLQRNYVHQPPIIPHQIRGYKINLNANKCLSCHGWKYARETGATKVSPTHFETREGMTLSDVSPRRYFCLQCHVPQVDGKPLVENDFKAVDSLSQQ; encoded by the coding sequence ATGAAAAAAATCATATTAGCCCTAATGATAATGGGTTTTGCTGCGGGATCCGTAGCACAAGAAGATCAAGTCATACCATCAAATAGCGGTGGTGTTGAATCACTGCGCGGCGTAATCGAACTCGATGTCACCCGCAGTGCCGATAAGCACAAACGAGTGATTAAAGATCGCGAACCGTTGCAACGCAACTATGTGCATCAACCACCAATCATTCCACATCAAATACGTGGTTATAAGATTAATTTAAACGCAAATAAGTGTTTATCTTGTCATGGGTGGAAATATGCGCGTGAAACGGGCGCAACAAAAGTCAGCCCAACCCACTTTGAAACGCGAGAAGGCATGACCTTGTCTGATGTTTCACCGCGTCGTTATTTCTGTTTACAGTGTCATGTGCCACAAGTTGATGGCAAGCCGCTGGTTGAAAATGACTTTAAGGCTGTTGATTCTTTGAGTCAGCAATAA
- a CDS encoding cytochrome c3 family protein, whose product MKLLKKIWRTLSAPSKAGVGLILALGFIGGVVFWGGFNTALSLTNTEEFCTGCHEMADNVYQEYRETIHYSNRSGVRATCPDCHVPKDWTHKIIRKIAASKEVWGMLTGVIDTREKFVEHRKSMAMREWKRMKDNDSRECRNCHNFEYMDFSEQGSRSVKMHSSALASGEKTCIDCHKGIAHELPDMKDVEGWH is encoded by the coding sequence ATGAAACTATTGAAAAAAATATGGCGGACGTTGTCAGCGCCGAGCAAAGCGGGCGTCGGACTAATACTCGCGCTGGGCTTTATCGGTGGTGTGGTATTTTGGGGCGGCTTTAATACCGCGTTATCCCTGACTAATACCGAAGAGTTTTGTACCGGCTGTCATGAAATGGCTGATAATGTGTATCAGGAATATCGTGAAACCATTCATTACTCGAATCGTTCTGGGGTGAGGGCTACTTGTCCAGATTGTCACGTACCAAAGGATTGGACCCATAAAATTATTCGTAAAATTGCCGCCAGTAAAGAGGTCTGGGGCATGCTGACGGGGGTAATAGATACCCGAGAGAAGTTTGTTGAACACCGTAAATCGATGGCGATGCGCGAATGGAAGCGGATGAAGGACAACGACTCTCGAGAGTGTCGTAACTGCCACAACTTTGAATACATGGATTTTAGTGAGCAAGGCAGCCGCAGCGTTAAGATGCACTCAAGCGCATTGGCCAGTGGTGAAAAAACCTGTATCGATTGTCATAAGGGTATCGCACATGAATTACCTGACATGAAAGACGTAGAGGGTTGGCACTAA